In a genomic window of Streptococcus oralis:
- a CDS encoding sodium-dependent transporter, whose product MSEKSQWGSKLGFILASAGSAIGLGAVWKFPYMTAANGGGGFLLVFLISTILIGFPLLLAEFALGRSAGVSAIKTFGKLGKNNKYNFIGWIGAFALFILLSFYSVIGGWILVYLSIEFGKLFQLGGTGDYAQLFTSIISNPAIALGAQAAFILLNIFIVSRGVQKGIERASKVMMPLLFIIFVVIIGRSLSLPNAMEGGLYFLKPDFSKLTSAGLLYALGQSFFALSLGVTAMLTYASYLDKKTNLVQSGISIVAMNISVSIMAGLAIFPAMSAFNIQSEGGPSLLFIVLPQLFDKMPFGTIFYILFLLLFLFATVTSSVVMLEINVGNITNQDNSKRAKWSAILGILTFIFGIPSALSYGIMADVHIFGKTFFDAMDFLVSNLLMPFGALCLSLFTGYIFKKALAKEELHLDERAWKQGLFQVWLFLLRFIIPIIIIVVFIAQFM is encoded by the coding sequence ATGTCAGAAAAATCGCAATGGGGCTCGAAACTAGGCTTTATCCTAGCATCTGCTGGTTCAGCTATCGGACTTGGAGCCGTTTGGAAGTTCCCCTACATGACTGCTGCTAATGGCGGTGGGGGCTTTTTACTAGTCTTTCTCATTTCCACTATTTTAATCGGTTTCCCGCTCCTGCTGGCTGAGTTTGCCCTTGGCCGTAGCGCTGGCGTTTCCGCTATCAAAACCTTTGGAAAACTAGGCAAGAATAACAAGTACAACTTTATCGGTTGGATTGGTGCCTTTGCCCTCTTTATCCTCCTCTCCTTTTACAGTGTCATCGGAGGATGGATTCTAGTCTATCTGAGTATTGAGTTTGGGAAATTGTTCCAACTTGGCGGAACGGGTGATTATGCTCAGTTATTTACTTCAATCATTTCAAATCCAGCCATTGCCCTTGGCGCACAAGCTGCCTTTATCTTGTTGAATATCTTTATTGTATCACGTGGAGTTCAAAAAGGGATTGAAAGAGCCTCAAAGGTCATGATGCCCCTGCTCTTTATCATTTTTGTCGTGATCATCGGGCGCTCGCTCAGCTTGCCAAATGCCATGGAAGGGGGTCTCTACTTTCTCAAACCAGACTTTTCAAAACTAACTAGCGCTGGTCTCCTATATGCTCTGGGACAATCTTTCTTTGCCCTCTCACTAGGGGTGACAGCCATGCTGACCTATGCTTCCTACTTGGACAAGAAAACCAATCTGGTCCAGTCAGGTATTTCCATCGTAGCCATGAACATCTCTGTATCCATCATGGCGGGACTAGCCATTTTCCCAGCCATGTCGGCCTTCAATATTCAGTCTGAAGGGGGACCAAGCCTGCTCTTTATCGTCTTACCTCAACTCTTTGACAAGATGCCTTTTGGAACCATTTTCTACATCCTTTTCCTCTTGCTCTTCCTCTTTGCGACGGTCACTTCTTCTGTCGTGATGCTGGAAATCAATGTGGGCAATATCACCAACCAGGACAACAGCAAACGTGCTAAATGGAGCGCTATTTTAGGAATCTTGACCTTTATCTTTGGAATTCCTTCAGCCCTTTCTTACGGTATTATGGCGGATGTTCACATCTTTGGGAAGACCTTCTTTGACGCTATGGACTTCTTGGTTTCCAATCTCCTCATGCCATTTGGAGCCCTCTGCCTTTCTCTCTTTACAGGCTACATCTTTAAGAAGGCTCTTGCTAAGGAGGAACTCCATCTTGATGAAAGAGCATGGAAACAAGGACTTTTCCAAGTCTGGCTCTTCCTTCTTCGTTTCATCATTCCTATTATCATCATTGTGGTTTTTATCGCCCAATTTATGTAA
- the manA gene encoding mannose-6-phosphate isomerase, class I, with the protein MSEPLFLQSVMQEKIWGGTKLRDEFGYDIPSEKIGEYWAISAHPNGVSKVANGRFEGTDLATLYAEHRELFGNRPEPVFPLLTKILDANDWLSVQVHPDDTYGLEHEGELGKTECWYIIAADEGSEIIYGHNAKSKEELRQQIEDKNWDTLLTKVPVKAGDFFYVPSGTMHAIGAGILILETQQSSDTTYRVYDFDRKDDKGNLRELHLEKSIDVLNIGEPANSRPVTIKADDLRSTLLVSNDFFAVYKWEITGKVDFEKTADYSLLSVLAGQGQLNVDGKNYPIQKGSHFILPSDVEAWTLEGQGLELIVSHP; encoded by the coding sequence ATGTCAGAACCATTATTTTTACAATCAGTTATGCAAGAAAAAATCTGGGGTGGAACCAAGCTACGTGATGAGTTTGGCTACGACATTCCAAGTGAAAAAATCGGAGAATACTGGGCTATTTCAGCCCACCCAAATGGAGTTTCAAAGGTCGCTAATGGGCGTTTTGAGGGAACAGACCTAGCTACTTTGTATGCGGAACACCGTGAATTGTTTGGTAACCGTCCAGAACCTGTGTTTCCACTGTTGACCAAGATTCTCGATGCCAACGACTGGCTCAGTGTCCAAGTTCACCCAGACGATACCTATGGACTAGAGCACGAAGGCGAGTTAGGGAAAACAGAGTGTTGGTACATCATCGCAGCAGACGAAGGTTCAGAGATTATCTATGGCCACAATGCCAAATCAAAAGAAGAACTCCGCCAGCAAATCGAGGACAAGAACTGGGATACCTTGCTGACAAAAGTTCCAGTTAAAGCTGGAGATTTCTTCTATGTACCAAGCGGAACCATGCACGCTATCGGGGCGGGTATCTTGATTCTTGAAACCCAGCAGTCTAGCGATACCACCTACCGTGTTTATGACTTTGACCGCAAGGACGACAAGGGCAACTTGCGTGAACTTCACCTTGAAAAATCCATCGATGTTTTAAACATTGGAGAGCCTGCCAATAGCCGTCCTGTAACTATCAAAGCAGATGATCTACGTTCCACTCTCCTTGTATCCAATGATTTCTTCGCAGTTTACAAGTGGGAAATCACTGGCAAAGTTGACTTCGAAAAGACAGCTGACTACAGCCTGTTGAGCGTCTTAGCTGGTCAGGGTCAACTGAATGTTGATGGGAAAAACTATCCAATCCAAAAAGGCAGCCACTTTATCCTACCAAGTGATGTTGAAGCTTGGACCTTGGAAGGGCAAGGTTTGGAATTGATTGTTAGCCATCCATAA
- a CDS encoding lipopolysaccharide assembly protein LapA domain-containing protein gives MLKKFNELSLKDKAYLIGGLSLLVIVISFGLLNRQTVTVSLVFTQLSAPLILVIFTCLVIGIIAGSAIGISYHHNKTQDLRSRIAEAEATINIKDRELVQYEEQVQQLKQEAKQ, from the coding sequence ATGCTAAAAAAATTTAATGAATTGTCACTGAAAGATAAGGCTTATCTAATTGGCGGTTTGAGCTTATTAGTCATTGTGATCTCATTTGGTCTACTCAATCGTCAAACAGTAACTGTCAGTCTTGTCTTTACACAACTATCTGCTCCCTTGATTTTGGTGATTTTTACTTGTCTAGTAATCGGGATCATTGCTGGTAGTGCTATTGGTATTAGCTATCACCATAACAAGACTCAAGATCTGAGAAGCCGCATTGCTGAAGCAGAAGCGACTATCAATATAAAAGACAGGGAGCTTGTCCAGTACGAGGAACAGGTGCAACAATTAAAACAGGAAGCCAAACAATAA
- a CDS encoding 6-phospho-beta-glucosidase produces MTEILQFPEGFLWGGATAANQCEGAYNQDGRGLANVDVVPIGPDREAIITGQKKMFSFEEGYFYPAKEAIDMYHHYKEDIALFAEMGFKTYRLSIAWTRIFPQGDEAEPNEVGLAFYEDLFKECHKYGIEPLVTITHFDCPMHLIREYGGWRNRRMLDFYANLCHTLFTRYKGLVKYWLTFNEINMILHAPFLGAGICFEEGENQEQIKYQAAHHELVASAMATKIAHEIDPENKVGCMLAAGQYYPNTAHPRDYWAAMEEDRKSYFFIDVQARGEYPNYAKKQWEREGIEIEMTAEDLDLLKNHTVDFVSFSYYASRVASGDPEVTNLTAGNVFASIKNPYLESSEWGWQIDPLGLRITLNAIWDRYQKPMFIVENGLGAMDTPDENGYVADDYRIAYLEAHIKAMRDAIYQDGVELLGYTTWGCIDLVSAGTGEMNKRYGFIYVDRDNAGQGSLKRSKKKSFYWYKDVIASNGASIK; encoded by the coding sequence ATGACAGAAATACTACAATTTCCAGAAGGATTCCTCTGGGGTGGTGCTACGGCAGCTAATCAATGTGAGGGTGCTTATAATCAAGATGGCCGTGGTCTTGCTAATGTGGATGTGGTACCGATTGGTCCAGACCGTGAGGCTATTATTACAGGTCAGAAAAAGATGTTTTCGTTTGAGGAGGGCTATTTTTACCCAGCAAAGGAAGCCATTGATATGTACCATCATTACAAGGAAGATATTGCGCTTTTTGCAGAAATGGGATTTAAAACCTATCGACTTTCCATTGCTTGGACTCGGATTTTTCCTCAAGGTGACGAAGCAGAGCCAAATGAAGTTGGTCTAGCTTTTTATGAGGATTTATTTAAGGAATGCCACAAGTATGGAATTGAACCACTGGTGACCATCACGCATTTCGATTGCCCCATGCACTTAATTAGGGAGTACGGTGGTTGGCGCAATCGTCGTATGTTGGACTTTTACGCAAATCTCTGTCACACCCTCTTTACCCGTTACAAGGGCTTGGTCAAGTACTGGCTCACCTTCAACGAAATCAATATGATTCTGCATGCCCCCTTTTTAGGAGCTGGGATTTGTTTTGAAGAAGGAGAAAATCAAGAACAGATCAAATACCAAGCAGCCCACCATGAGCTGGTAGCCTCGGCTATGGCGACTAAAATTGCTCACGAAATTGATCCAGAAAACAAGGTGGGATGTATGTTGGCAGCAGGACAATACTATCCCAACACTGCCCATCCGAGAGACTACTGGGCAGCTATGGAGGAAGACCGTAAGAGTTACTTCTTCATTGACGTCCAAGCGCGTGGGGAATACCCAAACTATGCCAAGAAACAGTGGGAGCGTGAGGGGATAGAAATTGAAATGACGGCAGAGGATTTGGATTTGTTGAAGAATCACACTGTTGATTTTGTTTCCTTCTCTTACTATGCGAGTCGAGTGGCCTCAGGCGATCCAGAAGTGACGAATCTGACCGCTGGAAATGTCTTTGCCTCTATCAAAAATCCTTATCTAGAATCCTCTGAATGGGGTTGGCAGATTGACCCACTGGGGCTTCGTATCACCCTCAATGCTATCTGGGATCGTTATCAAAAGCCTATGTTCATCGTAGAAAATGGCCTCGGTGCTATGGACACGCCAGATGAAAATGGATACGTAGCAGATGACTATCGGATTGCTTATCTAGAAGCCCACATCAAGGCTATGCGAGATGCTATTTACCAAGATGGCGTTGAATTGCTTGGTTATACGACTTGGGGTTGTATAGATCTGGTTTCTGCTGGAACAGGCGAAATGAACAAGCGTTATGGTTTTATCTATGTGGATCGTGATAATGCAGGTCAAGGAAGTCTCAAACGGAGCAAGAAGAAATCCTTCTACTGGTACAAGGATGTCATTGCCAGCAATGGTGCAAGTATTAAGTAG
- a CDS encoding VOC family protein has translation MNLNQLDIIVSDVPQVCADLERILDKKSDYVDDSFAQFTIGSHCLMLSQNHLIPLEDFQSGIILHIEIEDLNQNYQRLKEIGVEILHGLCETDWGTESLLVKGPAGLVIDFYRMK, from the coding sequence ATGAATTTAAATCAATTAGATATTATCGTTTCAGATGTTCCACAAGTCTGTGCTGACTTGGAGCGTATTTTGGATAAAAAGTCCGATTATGTTGATGACAGTTTTGCTCAGTTTACGATTGGCAGTCACTGTCTGATGTTGTCCCAAAATCATTTGATTCCTTTGGAAGATTTTCAGTCAGGAATCATTCTTCATATTGAGATTGAGGATCTAAATCAGAATTACCAACGGTTAAAAGAGATCGGTGTCGAGATTTTACACGGTCTTTGTGAAACGGATTGGGGAACAGAGTCCTTATTAGTTAAAGGGCCTGCTGGTCTAGTGATTGATTTTTATCGTATGAAGTAG
- a CDS encoding MerR family transcriptional regulator yields the protein MYHIKEAAQLSGVSVKTLHHYDKIGLLVPLKSENGYRTYSQEDLERLQVILYYKYLGFSLEKIAELLKEERTDLLPHLTRQLDYLTRERQHLDTLISTLQKTIQEQKGERKMTIEEKFTGFSYQDNQKYHQEAVEKYGQEVMGQALERQSGREDEATAAFNQVFQVLAHNLKNGLAATAVENQEEAAKLLQAIRTYGFDCSIEVFGHIGKGYVYNPEFKENIDKFGSGTAQYTSDVISAYVQTNAE from the coding sequence ATGTACCATATAAAAGAAGCTGCGCAGCTTTCAGGTGTCTCTGTTAAGACTCTGCATCACTACGATAAGATAGGGCTCTTGGTTCCCTTAAAGTCGGAAAACGGCTATCGAACCTATAGTCAGGAGGATTTGGAACGACTTCAGGTCATTCTGTACTACAAATATCTAGGCTTTTCTTTAGAAAAAATAGCAGAGCTGTTAAAGGAAGAAAGAACAGATTTATTGCCCCATTTGACTAGGCAGTTGGATTATCTAACTCGAGAAAGGCAACATCTGGATACCTTGATTTCCACCTTGCAAAAAACCATTCAAGAACAAAAAGGAGAAAGAAAAATGACCATTGAGGAAAAATTCACTGGATTTAGCTATCAAGACAATCAAAAATACCACCAAGAAGCGGTAGAGAAATATGGTCAAGAAGTCATGGGCCAGGCTCTCGAGCGCCAAAGTGGTAGAGAAGATGAGGCTACGGCTGCCTTTAACCAAGTTTTTCAAGTTTTGGCTCATAATCTTAAAAATGGGCTAGCTGCAACAGCGGTCGAAAACCAAGAAGAAGCAGCTAAACTCTTGCAAGCTATTCGTACTTATGGATTTGACTGCTCTATTGAGGTATTCGGTCATATCGGCAAAGGCTACGTCTACAACCCAGAGTTTAAGGAAAACATTGACAAGTTTGGATCTGGTACAGCTCAATACACATCAGATGTCATATCGGCTTACGTCCAGACAAATGCAGAATAA
- a CDS encoding SemiSWEET family transporter has product MSEKQMKILGWVATFMSVMMYVSYFPQIMNNLAGQKGNFIQPLVAAINCSLWVYYGLFKKERDIPLAAANAPGIVFGLVTAITALI; this is encoded by the coding sequence ATGTCTGAAAAACAAATGAAAATTTTAGGTTGGGTAGCGACCTTTATGTCTGTTATGATGTATGTGTCTTACTTCCCACAAATTATGAACAACCTGGCTGGTCAAAAAGGGAACTTTATCCAGCCCTTGGTTGCAGCCATCAACTGTAGTCTCTGGGTTTACTACGGTCTTTTCAAGAAAGAAAGAGATATTCCACTTGCGGCTGCTAATGCACCAGGTATCGTTTTTGGCCTAGTAACGGCTATCACAGCTTTGATTTAA